A single genomic interval of Picosynechococcus sp. PCC 7003 harbors:
- a CDS encoding DNA cytosine methyltransferase has product MAQHYSSIELCAGAGGQALGLHLAGFKHKVLIEIEKSACKTLTHNNNVHSLGWGEIIEGCVEHFAKNEAHNYKGVDLVAGGVPCPPFSKAGKQLGKDDERDLFPAAIKIVAKVLPKAVMLENVSGLLDSKFDSYREEIDFSLNTLGYKTFWKLLNASDFGVPQLRPRVVLVALRGKYAQYFSWPDYTIEPPTVGEALYDLMAANGWDQVDEWKKKANKIAPTLVGGSKKHGGPDLGPSRARRAWQELHVNGNIVGNDAPEQNYRGYKNKEEYRNMPLLTVKMAARIQGFPDWWEFYGKKTPAYRQVGNAFPPPVAEAVGKEIFKALKAIDRKKMSPSLCFCRQDNNLMHLP; this is encoded by the coding sequence ATGGCTCAACACTATTCCTCTATCGAACTATGTGCTGGTGCGGGTGGACAGGCCCTTGGGCTTCATTTGGCTGGGTTCAAGCATAAAGTTTTAATTGAAATAGAAAAATCTGCTTGCAAAACACTCACACATAACAACAATGTTCACTCACTTGGATGGGGAGAAATAATTGAAGGATGTGTGGAGCATTTTGCTAAAAATGAAGCGCACAATTACAAAGGGGTAGATCTTGTTGCCGGTGGTGTACCATGCCCACCTTTTTCAAAGGCAGGTAAGCAGCTAGGAAAAGATGACGAAAGAGACCTTTTTCCTGCAGCAATTAAAATCGTAGCCAAGGTTTTACCTAAAGCTGTAATGCTAGAAAACGTTTCAGGCTTACTAGACTCAAAATTTGATTCATATAGAGAAGAAATTGATTTTTCACTTAATACCTTGGGTTATAAGACATTTTGGAAACTACTGAATGCTTCCGATTTTGGAGTTCCCCAGTTAAGACCGAGAGTTGTACTGGTTGCATTGAGAGGAAAGTATGCGCAGTATTTTTCATGGCCAGACTATACGATTGAACCTCCAACAGTAGGAGAAGCATTATATGATTTAATGGCTGCGAACGGCTGGGATCAAGTAGATGAATGGAAGAAGAAAGCCAACAAGATAGCACCAACGTTAGTCGGTGGCTCTAAGAAACATGGTGGGCCTGATCTAGGCCCTTCGAGGGCTAGACGTGCTTGGCAAGAGCTTCACGTTAATGGAAATATTGTTGGCAATGATGCACCGGAACAAAACTATAGAGGATATAAAAACAAAGAAGAATATAGAAATATGCCATTACTAACAGTAAAGATGGCCGCAAGGATTCAAGGTTTTCCAGACTGGTGGGAATTTTATGGTAAAAAAACTCCCGCATATCGACAGGTTGGAAATGCTTTTCCTCCTCCTGTTGCGGAGGCAGTTGGGAAAGAAATATTTAAAGCACTTAAAGCTATTGATAGAAAAAAAATGTCGCCTAGTCTTTGTTTTTGTCGTCAAGATAATAATTTGATGCATCTTCCATAA
- a CDS encoding HNH endonuclease, protein MQLDSYLQSLPTKRKLSDVKSKILTRLWGDTSDAFPKPWVSSDELLELTGQKYFDRRTRELRDELGCDIESSYIEQFNGHGWRLKSSSLSPPQDRGYLTQRQKNKLFEDHNYTCVTCGIQISAGIKGLQADHKVPLSRGGSNELTNWQPMCNNCNVGKRRACEGCELECETCSWAYPEKFGVITVVSISEKTLRRIDEYSIRNKTTRDKVMEDASNYYLDDKNKD, encoded by the coding sequence ATGCAGCTAGATAGTTACCTCCAGTCTCTACCAACGAAAAGAAAGCTTAGTGACGTCAAATCGAAAATATTAACTCGTTTATGGGGTGATACATCTGATGCTTTCCCAAAACCATGGGTATCATCGGATGAACTGTTGGAACTCACTGGCCAAAAATACTTCGATAGACGAACAAGAGAGTTAAGAGATGAGCTTGGTTGTGACATAGAAAGTTCGTATATCGAGCAATTCAATGGCCACGGTTGGAGACTTAAATCTAGCAGCCTATCCCCACCACAAGATAGAGGTTATTTAACACAAAGACAAAAAAACAAACTATTTGAGGATCATAATTACACTTGTGTAACTTGTGGAATACAAATATCTGCTGGTATAAAGGGTTTACAAGCAGATCACAAAGTACCGCTATCTAGAGGCGGTTCAAACGAGCTTACAAATTGGCAACCTATGTGCAATAACTGTAATGTGGGAAAAAGGCGTGCCTGCGAGGGTTGCGAATTAGAATGCGAAACCTGTTCCTGGGCATATCCTGAAAAATTCGGCGTTATAACCGTGGTGTCAATAAGTGAGAAAACTCTTCGCCGAATAGACGAGTATTCAATCAGAAATAAAACTACTCGCGATAAAGTTATGGAAGATGCATCAAATTATTATCTTGACGACAAAAACAAAGACTAG
- a CDS encoding iron ABC transporter permease — translation MKIPYTTTPLTCLSLPELRWRSPSLFILLGGLWGVLFFLSLSLGSTTIPWDQLLAIALGQPIDNPVWAEIVWQLRFPRAIAATFAGAALGISGLQMQTLFNNPLAGPFVLGINSGASLGVALVLLGTGFMGGLFGNLSVAMAASLGAVVVLLLVLAIARRIPHNGTLLILGLMLGYVSNSLVTLLLHFSPTEALRLYLSWTFGSFAEIQQEQLPIFMVLIFAGGLLAFFQAKPLNALLLGKQYAQSVGLNLKATRRHIIVSTALLAGSVTAFCGPISFLGIAVPHLCRGLLKTVDHRLLVPAVTLLGSSLALLADIIVQLPGSELTLPLNTVTAMFGAPIIVILILRRHR, via the coding sequence GTGAAAATTCCCTACACCACGACCCCTTTAACTTGTTTGTCTCTACCGGAACTACGGTGGCGATCGCCTTCGTTATTTATTCTGCTGGGGGGCCTGTGGGGGGTCTTATTTTTCCTTAGCTTGAGTCTTGGCTCGACGACCATTCCCTGGGATCAACTCTTGGCGATCGCCTTAGGCCAACCCATTGACAATCCGGTGTGGGCAGAAATCGTTTGGCAACTGCGCTTTCCACGGGCGATCGCTGCCACCTTTGCCGGGGCTGCCCTCGGCATTAGCGGCCTCCAGATGCAAACCCTGTTTAACAATCCCCTCGCTGGCCCTTTTGTGCTGGGCATCAATTCTGGCGCAAGTTTGGGGGTCGCCCTGGTGCTGTTGGGAACGGGTTTTATGGGCGGTCTGTTCGGAAATTTGAGTGTGGCGATGGCGGCGAGTTTGGGGGCGGTGGTGGTGTTGCTGCTCGTCTTGGCGATCGCCCGTCGGATTCCCCACAATGGCACCCTACTAATTTTGGGGTTGATGCTCGGCTACGTCAGTAATTCTTTGGTGACATTGCTGTTGCACTTTAGCCCCACAGAGGCGCTGCGCCTGTATCTAAGTTGGACATTTGGCAGTTTCGCCGAAATCCAGCAGGAGCAGTTGCCCATTTTTATGGTGTTAATTTTTGCGGGGGGGCTGCTGGCTTTTTTCCAGGCAAAACCCTTGAACGCGCTCCTTCTCGGCAAACAATACGCCCAAAGCGTCGGCCTCAACCTAAAAGCAACCCGTCGTCACATCATTGTCAGTACTGCTCTTTTGGCGGGATCAGTAACGGCATTTTGTGGCCCGATTTCTTTTCTGGGGATTGCGGTGCCGCACCTCTGTCGGGGCTTACTGAAAACCGTCGATCATCGGCTTTTGGTTCCAGCGGTGACTTTATTGGGATCTAGTCTGGCGTTGCTCGCGGATATTATTGTGCAATTGCCAGGGAGTGAATTAACGTTACCCTTGAATACGGTTACGGCAATGTTCGGCGCACCGATTATTGTCATTTTAATTTTGCGTCGCCATCGTTGA